A genome region from Coprococcus phoceensis includes the following:
- a CDS encoding YdcF family protein — MASGFIALGILSILYYGFVVWYTKRWNGTFTWFWAVFGLANIGIGILTRGIPVWLEYILTGIFIVLWMIFFCVEVLILCAMISVAPKNMKYIIILGAQIRGKRVTEALKRRLDRGIRYLNENPETIVIVSGGRGKGEDITEAEAMAEYLENCGIDANRICLEEKSTSTYENLKKSLAFIDDERRDKIGIVTNNFHIYRAVKLAKSIGYRKVYAITASSNLAVFPNYMVREFFAVLALFLRLRKHKTEE, encoded by the coding sequence ATGGCATCAGGATTCATTGCACTTGGAATTTTAAGTATCCTGTATTATGGATTTGTTGTATGGTATACGAAGCGATGGAATGGAACGTTTACATGGTTCTGGGCGGTGTTTGGATTGGCGAATATCGGAATCGGAATACTGACCAGGGGAATTCCGGTTTGGCTTGAGTATATTTTAACCGGTATTTTTATTGTTCTGTGGATGATTTTTTTCTGTGTGGAAGTGTTGATTCTTTGTGCGATGATATCAGTTGCTCCGAAAAATATGAAATACATTATTATTTTAGGGGCACAGATTCGCGGGAAAAGAGTGACTGAGGCATTGAAAAGAAGACTTGACCGTGGAATTCGTTATCTCAATGAGAATCCAGAGACGATTGTAATCGTATCGGGAGGCAGAGGGAAAGGTGAGGATATCACGGAGGCAGAAGCGATGGCAGAATATTTGGAAAATTGTGGGATTGATGCAAACAGAATCTGCCTGGAAGAAAAATCGACGTCAACATATGAGAATCTGAAAAAAAGTCTTGCTTTTATAGATGATGAGCGACGGGATAAAATAGGAATTGTTACAAATAACTTTCATATTTACCGAGCTGTGAAATTGGCAAAATCAATCGGATACAGAAAAGTTTACGCGATTACAGCAAGCAGTAATCTTGCTGTATTTCCAAATTATATGGTGAGAGAATTCTTTGCAGTGCTCGCTCTGTTTCTGAGACTGCGAAAGCACAAGACAGAAGAATAG
- the nrdG gene encoding anaerobic ribonucleoside-triphosphate reductase activating protein, producing MRYHNITKDDMLNGDGLRVVLWVSGCVHCCKECHNPITWDPNGGLEFDESAKQEIFDELEKSYVSGITFSGGDPLHINNVYEVTALAKEIKEKYPTKTIWLYTGSTWEQIQTMKLMKYVDVLVDGEFEVDKKDATLHWKGSSNQKVIDVQKTLEKGEIVLHEEDC from the coding sequence ATGCGTTATCATAATATTACAAAAGATGATATGTTAAACGGAGATGGTCTTCGTGTTGTACTATGGGTATCTGGTTGTGTGCATTGCTGTAAGGAATGCCATAATCCTATCACCTGGGATCCGAATGGAGGATTGGAATTTGATGAGTCGGCAAAACAGGAGATTTTTGATGAATTAGAGAAAAGTTATGTCAGCGGTATCACTTTTAGTGGAGGTGATCCGCTTCATATCAACAACGTGTATGAAGTGACAGCGCTTGCAAAAGAAATCAAAGAAAAATATCCGACAAAGACAATTTGGTTATATACCGGATCTACGTGGGAACAGATTCAGACGATGAAACTGATGAAATATGTAGATGTGCTTGTGGATGGAGAGTTTGAAGTAGATAAAAAGGATGCTACGCTACATTGGAAGGGAAGTTCCAATCAGAAGGTGATTGATGTACAAAAGACATTAGAAAAAGGAGAAATTGTATTACATGAAGAGGATTGCTAA
- a CDS encoding helix-turn-helix domain-containing protein, with protein sequence MNIGNQILNIRKEKQLTQEEFGRLFHVTRQTVSNWENGKSYPDLQILVSMSNQFDISLDTLLKEDSKMVQSMDKERAMGIIKHEKSIVDFFTGAGTGIAVSCLFSPDSSIRTTVIIVAIIMIGIGWYKKSKNDKKVFQYIKEHD encoded by the coding sequence ATGAATATAGGAAATCAAATATTGAATATTCGTAAAGAAAAACAATTAACACAAGAGGAGTTTGGCAGATTATTTCATGTTACTCGACAAACTGTTTCAAATTGGGAAAACGGAAAAAGTTATCCTGATCTGCAAATTCTTGTAAGCATGAGTAATCAATTTGATATTTCTCTTGATACATTATTAAAGGAGGATTCGAAGATGGTACAATCTATGGATAAAGAAAGAGCAATGGGCATAATAAAACATGAAAAATCAATTGTAGATTTTTTTACAGGTGCTGGAACAGGAATTGCTGTATCTTGTTTATTTTCCCCAGATTCATCGATAAGAACTACAGTCATTATTGTTGCAATTATAATGATAGGTATAGGTTGGTATAAAAAATCAAAGAATGATAAAAAGGTATTTCAATATATTAAAGAACATGATTAA
- the dhaL gene encoding dihydroxyacetone kinase subunit DhaL, which produces MVNQQKVIEILRNIGETIEKEKLFLTELDNVIGDGDHGINLSRGFQEVEKKLDTLADKDIGTILKTVGMTLVSTVGGASGPLYGTAFMKAGQLMAGKDAVDINDFVEILRVSIEGIKMRGKSTTGEKTMLDAMVPALAAMEGALKAAKDPKEILLEGVEAAEDGVAYTKTIIATKGRASYLGERSIGHQDPGATSFTLMLSVIAKSL; this is translated from the coding sequence ATGGTAAATCAACAAAAGGTAATTGAAATTTTAAGAAACATCGGAGAGACGATTGAGAAAGAAAAACTGTTTTTGACGGAACTTGATAATGTAATCGGTGATGGGGATCATGGAATTAACCTTTCACGCGGTTTTCAGGAGGTGGAAAAAAAGTTAGATACGCTTGCTGATAAAGACATTGGAACGATTTTAAAGACGGTTGGAATGACACTTGTATCTACGGTGGGAGGCGCATCAGGACCACTTTATGGGACTGCATTTATGAAGGCAGGGCAATTGATGGCAGGAAAAGATGCGGTGGACATCAATGATTTTGTGGAAATTCTAAGGGTTTCCATAGAGGGAATTAAAATGCGCGGCAAATCCACAACCGGTGAAAAGACGATGCTGGATGCAATGGTTCCGGCGCTTGCTGCAATGGAAGGTGCTCTTAAGGCGGCAAAAGATCCGAAAGAAATATTGTTGGAAGGAGTGGAGGCAGCAGAGGATGGTGTCGCATATACGAAGACTATCATTGCCACAAAGGGAAGAGCAAGCTATTTGGGAGAACGCAGTATTGGGCATCAGGATCCGGGAGCTACTTCGTTTACATTAATGCTAAGCGTGATTGCCAAAAGTTTGTAA
- a CDS encoding SEC-C metal-binding domain-containing protein — MALLEEWRAVAYSKEMDRAALQKFWGTYFQIEKNIYEKLLTNPDEEVKGTVKELAEKYEIDVFTMTGFLDGINESLKEENPIETMEEDTVVNLIFDKEKLYKNMVDAKADWLYELPQWNNIFTPERKRELYKEQKNSGTVRKEKKVGRNDPCPCGSGKKYKKCCGK; from the coding sequence ATGGCATTATTAGAAGAATGGAGAGCAGTTGCATATTCAAAGGAGATGGATCGTGCAGCATTACAAAAATTTTGGGGAACCTATTTTCAAATTGAAAAAAATATCTATGAGAAATTATTGACAAATCCGGATGAGGAAGTAAAAGGAACAGTCAAAGAACTTGCAGAAAAGTATGAAATTGACGTGTTTACAATGACAGGATTTTTGGATGGAATCAATGAAAGCTTAAAAGAAGAGAATCCAATTGAGACAATGGAAGAAGATACAGTTGTAAACCTGATCTTTGACAAAGAAAAGTTATATAAGAATATGGTGGATGCAAAAGCTGACTGGCTGTATGAATTACCACAGTGGAATAACATCTTTACACCAGAACGCAAGAGAGAATTGTATAAAGAACAGAAAAATTCGGGAACAGTCCGCAAAGAAAAGAAAGTTGGAAGAAATGATCCTTGTCCATGTGGAAGCGGGAAAAAGTATAAAAAATGCTGCGGTAAATAG
- the dhaK gene encoding dihydroxyacetone kinase subunit DhaK: MKKIMNNVDAVENEMVLGMVKAYPQYIKKLDCGNVVVRARKKEGKVALISGGGSGHEPAHGGFVGEGMLDAAVAGPVFTSPTPDQIYEGIKAIETDKGVFMVVKNYTGDVMNFEMAAEMAEMDGIPVKYVVTNDDVAVQDSLYTVGRRGVAGTIFVHKIAGAKAEEGAELEAVQAVAQKVVDNVRTMGMAIKPCTVPAAGKPGFELSDDEMEVGIGIHGEPGTHRESLKKADEIVDMLLEKILADIDYADSEVAVLINGAGGTPLMELFIVNNHVSDVLAAKGIKVYKTFVGNYMTSIEMDGFSISLLRLDDEMKKLLDAKADTPAFKA, from the coding sequence ATGAAAAAAATTATGAACAATGTGGATGCGGTAGAGAATGAAATGGTTTTGGGAATGGTAAAAGCATATCCGCAATATATAAAAAAATTAGATTGCGGAAATGTAGTAGTAAGAGCCAGAAAAAAAGAAGGAAAAGTTGCTCTGATCAGTGGTGGCGGAAGCGGGCATGAGCCGGCACATGGTGGATTTGTAGGAGAAGGTATGCTGGATGCTGCCGTTGCAGGACCGGTCTTTACTTCTCCGACACCGGATCAGATTTATGAAGGTATCAAAGCGATAGAGACGGACAAAGGTGTCTTTATGGTTGTAAAGAACTACACCGGGGATGTTATGAATTTTGAGATGGCAGCAGAGATGGCGGAGATGGACGGTATTCCAGTCAAATATGTTGTTACGAATGATGATGTTGCGGTTCAGGACAGTTTGTATACAGTTGGGCGCCGTGGTGTGGCAGGAACAATTTTTGTACATAAAATAGCAGGCGCGAAAGCGGAGGAAGGTGCAGAGCTTGAAGCGGTACAGGCAGTTGCACAAAAAGTGGTCGACAATGTGAGAACCATGGGAATGGCAATCAAGCCTTGCACGGTTCCGGCAGCAGGGAAACCGGGATTTGAGCTGAGTGACGATGAGATGGAGGTAGGAATCGGAATTCACGGGGAACCGGGGACGCACAGGGAATCGTTGAAAAAGGCAGATGAGATTGTAGATATGCTGTTGGAAAAGATTCTGGCGGATATCGATTATGCGGATAGCGAAGTGGCTGTTTTGATCAACGGCGCAGGAGGAACTCCTCTTATGGAATTATTTATTGTAAACAACCATGTGTCAGATGTACTCGCTGCGAAAGGAATCAAAGTATATAAGACGTTTGTCGGAAATTATATGACATCGATTGAAATGGACGGATTTTCAATTTCTCTGTTGAGATTGGATGACGAGATGAAGAAACTGCTGGATGCAAAGGCAGATACACCCGCATTTAAGGCATAA
- the nrdD gene encoding anaerobic ribonucleoside-triphosphate reductase, with protein sequence MIRVIKKDGTKEEFNVQKVVVAVNKSAYRALIKFTDEELQFICQFVEEEVEKMDTEEIRIAQMHNVVEGALEKVNPTVAKSYRDYRNYKQDFVQMLDEVYKKSQSIMYIGDKENSNTDSALVSTKRSLIFNELNKELYKKFFLTVEEIQAIREGYIYIHDMSARRDTMNCCLFDVQNVLSGGFEMGNLWYNEPKTLDTAFDVIGDIVLSAASQQYGGFTVPSVDDILEPYAEKSYKRHLEKYISLGLPQEKAEEVAWKDLEKEMEQGFQGWEYKFNSVSSSRGDYPFITVTAGTNTSKYGKLATIKMLQVRQEGQGKEGHKKPVLFPKLVFLYDENLHGPGKPLEDVFEAGIECSRKTMYPDWLSLTGKGYVASMYKQYGKIISPMGCRAFLSPWYERGGMTPADEKDTPVFVGRFNIGAVSLHLPMIYAKAKQESRDFYEVLDYYLELIRQLHIRTYDYLGEMKASTNPLAYCEGGFYGGHLGLYDKIKPLLKSATASFGITAFNELQQLHNKKSLVEDGAFALEVLEYINKKVNQFKEEDGHLYAIYGTPAENLCGVQVQQFRKKYGIIENVSDREYVSNSFHCHVTEDITPIEKQDLEGRFWDLSNGGKIQYVKYPINYNKEAIKSLVRRAMDMGFYEGVNLSLAYCDDCGHEELSMDVCPECGSTNLTKIERMNGYLSYSRVKGDTRLNDAKMAEIAERKSM encoded by the coding sequence ATGATCAGAGTAATCAAAAAAGATGGGACAAAAGAAGAGTTTAACGTACAGAAAGTGGTTGTTGCGGTCAATAAGTCAGCATATCGTGCGTTGATCAAGTTTACAGATGAGGAGCTGCAATTTATCTGCCAGTTTGTAGAAGAAGAAGTAGAAAAGATGGACACAGAAGAGATCCGTATCGCACAGATGCACAATGTTGTGGAGGGAGCTCTTGAAAAGGTCAACCCGACTGTTGCAAAAAGTTATAGAGATTACCGCAATTATAAGCAGGATTTTGTTCAGATGTTAGATGAGGTTTACAAAAAAAGCCAGTCTATCATGTATATCGGAGATAAAGAGAACAGTAATACAGACAGTGCGCTTGTGTCTACAAAAAGAAGTTTGATTTTTAACGAACTGAATAAAGAGCTTTATAAGAAATTTTTCCTGACAGTGGAAGAAATTCAGGCAATCCGTGAAGGTTATATTTATATTCATGATATGTCTGCGAGAAGAGATACAATGAACTGTTGCCTGTTTGATGTGCAGAATGTTTTGAGCGGCGGATTTGAGATGGGTAATCTTTGGTATAATGAGCCGAAGACATTGGATACAGCATTTGATGTAATTGGAGATATCGTGTTAAGTGCTGCGAGTCAGCAGTACGGCGGATTTACAGTGCCAAGCGTAGATGATATTTTAGAGCCATATGCAGAAAAATCTTATAAAAGACATTTGGAAAAATATATATCTTTAGGACTTCCGCAAGAAAAAGCTGAGGAAGTAGCGTGGAAAGATCTGGAAAAAGAGATGGAGCAGGGATTCCAGGGATGGGAATATAAATTTAATTCCGTGTCATCCAGCCGTGGGGATTATCCGTTTATCACTGTGACAGCAGGGACAAATACTTCAAAATATGGAAAACTTGCCACGATCAAGATGCTTCAGGTGCGTCAGGAAGGACAGGGCAAGGAAGGACATAAGAAGCCGGTTCTTTTCCCGAAACTTGTATTTTTATATGATGAGAATCTTCATGGACCGGGGAAACCGTTGGAAGATGTGTTTGAAGCGGGAATCGAATGCTCCAGAAAAACAATGTATCCGGATTGGCTGAGTCTGACAGGAAAAGGGTATGTTGCAAGTATGTACAAGCAATACGGAAAGATTATCAGCCCGATGGGATGCCGTGCATTCCTTTCACCATGGTATGAAAGAGGAGGCATGACTCCGGCGGATGAAAAAGATACACCAGTATTTGTGGGACGATTTAATATTGGTGCGGTAAGTCTGCATCTGCCTATGATTTATGCAAAAGCAAAACAGGAAAGCAGAGATTTCTATGAGGTGCTGGATTATTATTTGGAACTGATTCGTCAGCTTCATATCCGCACATATGATTATCTTGGAGAGATGAAGGCATCAACGAACCCGCTTGCATATTGTGAAGGCGGTTTCTATGGCGGACATTTGGGGCTGTATGACAAAATCAAGCCGTTGTTAAAATCAGCAACTGCATCTTTCGGAATCACAGCATTCAACGAATTGCAACAGCTGCACAATAAAAAATCATTGGTAGAAGATGGGGCATTTGCACTTGAGGTGCTGGAATATATTAATAAGAAAGTCAATCAGTTCAAAGAGGAAGATGGTCACTTATATGCAATTTATGGAACACCGGCAGAAAATCTGTGTGGAGTGCAGGTTCAGCAGTTCCGTAAAAAATACGGCATTATCGAGAATGTATCTGACAGAGAATATGTAAGTAACAGTTTTCACTGTCATGTAACGGAAGATATTACGCCGATTGAAAAACAGGATTTAGAAGGACGTTTTTGGGATTTGAGTAACGGTGGTAAGATCCAGTATGTCAAATATCCGATTAACTATAATAAGGAAGCAATCAAATCGCTTGTAAGAAGAGCGATGGATATGGGCTTCTATGAGGGGGTTAATCTGTCGCTTGCATATTGTGATGACTGCGGACATGAAGAGTTGTCGATGGATGTATGTCCGGAATGCGGAAGTACTAACTTGACAAAGATTGAGCGTATGAATGGATATTTATCTTACTCCCGCGTCAAGGGAGATACACGTCTGAACGACGCAAAAATGGCGGAAATAGCGGAAAGGAAGAGCATGTAA
- the metA gene encoding homoserine O-acetyltransferase MetA, whose protein sequence is MPIRVQNDLPVKEILEQENIFVMDEHRAMHQDIRPIKIGLLNLMPLKEDTELQILRSLSNTPLQVDVVFVNVSSHKSKNTSTSHLNKFYVSFEEIKDQRFDGFIITGAPVEQMPFEEVDYWEELKEIMEWTKTHVTSTMHLCWGAQAGLYYHYGIEKVQLDEKVFGVFEHRVKNRKTPLVRGFDDVFYAPHSRHTTVPTEAIESEEQLIILAESEEAGVFLTMSLDGKQIFVMGHPEYDRVTLNNEYMRDKNKGLEIALPKNYYPDDNFENRPLLTWRSHANNLYTNWVNYYVYQVTPYDLYGTPF, encoded by the coding sequence ATGCCGATTCGTGTACAAAATGATTTGCCGGTAAAAGAAATACTGGAACAAGAAAATATATTTGTGATGGATGAACATCGTGCGATGCATCAGGACATCCGTCCGATCAAGATTGGTCTGTTGAATCTGATGCCCTTGAAGGAGGATACAGAACTTCAGATTTTAAGATCACTGTCAAATACACCATTGCAGGTAGATGTGGTTTTTGTGAATGTGTCCAGCCATAAATCGAAAAATACATCGACCAGCCATCTCAACAAGTTTTATGTGTCGTTTGAAGAAATCAAAGACCAGAGATTTGATGGCTTTATCATCACAGGCGCTCCGGTAGAACAGATGCCGTTTGAGGAGGTTGACTACTGGGAAGAACTGAAAGAGATTATGGAATGGACAAAGACACATGTGACTTCTACAATGCACTTGTGCTGGGGAGCGCAGGCGGGACTTTACTATCATTATGGAATTGAAAAAGTACAGTTGGATGAAAAGGTATTTGGCGTGTTTGAACATCGTGTAAAAAATCGGAAAACACCATTGGTGAGGGGATTTGATGATGTGTTTTATGCACCGCATTCTCGTCATACAACGGTTCCGACAGAAGCAATTGAGAGTGAAGAACAGCTGATCATTCTTGCGGAATCAGAAGAAGCCGGAGTATTTCTGACGATGTCATTGGATGGAAAACAGATCTTTGTGATGGGTCATCCGGAATATGACCGTGTGACATTGAATAACGAATACATGCGAGATAAGAATAAGGGATTGGAGATTGCACTTCCTAAAAATTATTATCCAGATGACAATTTTGAGAACAGACCGCTTTTGACATGGCGCTCACATGCAAATAACTTATATACAAACTGGGTGAATTATTATGTATATCAGGTGACGCCGTATGACTTGTACGGAACACCGTTTTAA
- the dhaM gene encoding dihydroxyacetone kinase phosphoryl donor subunit DhaM yields MVGIVIVSHSRELADSIVEFTKMMAPEALIRAAGGMDDGTLGTSYEKIYQAIEDVYSEDGVLVMMDMGSAVMTTEMVLEEMSDKKIEMIDCPIVEGAVAATVAASAGADFEEVKQNALEAKTAAKF; encoded by the coding sequence ATGGTAGGAATTGTAATTGTATCTCATAGTCGGGAGTTGGCGGACAGCATTGTGGAGTTTACAAAGATGATGGCTCCGGAAGCGCTTATCCGTGCGGCGGGAGGTATGGATGACGGAACACTCGGGACGAGTTATGAAAAAATATATCAGGCAATCGAGGACGTTTATTCCGAAGACGGAGTGCTTGTGATGATGGACATGGGCAGTGCTGTTATGACAACAGAGATGGTTCTGGAGGAGATGTCTGACAAGAAAATTGAGATGATAGACTGCCCGATTGTAGAAGGAGCAGTGGCGGCCACGGTTGCAGCATCCGCAGGAGCTGATTTTGAAGAAGTGAAACAAAATGCATTGGAAGCAAAAACAGCTGCTAAATTTTGA
- a CDS encoding dCTP deaminase/dUTPase family protein translates to MKRIAKFHKVSFEQFKEGWIDTFGEAGESEIQKIYDAVKLPKRATSGSAGYDFYTPISLTIQPGETVKIPTGIRVEMEENWVLKCYPRSGLGFKFRLQLNNTVGIIDSDYFYSDNEGHIFAKLTNDTNEGKIVELSEGTGFMQGIFVEYGITIDDDVTEVRNGGFGSTTK, encoded by the coding sequence ATGAAGAGGATTGCTAAGTTTCACAAAGTAAGTTTTGAACAATTTAAAGAAGGATGGATAGATACATTTGGTGAGGCGGGAGAAAGCGAGATCCAAAAGATTTATGATGCTGTCAAACTGCCGAAAAGAGCAACTTCGGGTTCGGCGGGATATGATTTCTATACCCCGATATCGTTGACAATTCAACCGGGAGAGACAGTGAAGATTCCGACCGGAATCCGTGTGGAGATGGAAGAAAACTGGGTTTTAAAATGTTATCCGAGAAGTGGACTTGGTTTTAAATTTCGTCTGCAGCTTAATAATACGGTTGGTATTATCGACAGTGATTACTTTTATTCGGACAATGAAGGGCATATTTTTGCAAAACTGACAAATGATACGAATGAAGGAAAGATTGTAGAACTTTCTGAGGGAACCGGATTTATGCAGGGAATCTTCGTAGAATATGGGATTACAATAGATGATGATGTGACCGAAGTAAGAAACGGTGGATTTGGAAGCACAACAAAATAA
- a CDS encoding AI-2E family transporter — protein sequence MENSKETKTYHDKRPQFRNKGPSKLRQQFGKGMTAFLVVAASIVFYFAFLRFNGISNIFEKIFQILKPIIYGLVIAYLLNPIVKLVERHLTPFLEKKLKKKETAHKIGRGSGIFAALIFSVFVIVALCNMLIPELYKSIRDLIVTLPEQMNSWAQDMNAFLISNSTLDTMLKNIITEGTDTVENWLKTDLLQQANTLMSNLTVGVINVVSEIMNVLIGFIVSVYVLFSKELFSGQCKKIVYALMKPDHANMTLHITKKSNEIFGGFIIGKIIDSAIIGVLCFIALSIMKMPYTLIVSVIVGVTNVIPFFGPYIGAIPSTILIMIAEPIQGLYFAIFILILQQIDGNIIGPKILGDSTGLSAFWVVFSILLGGGLFGFVGMIMGVPTFAVLYYIAQMFINQKLERKKLPTSSERYGSESYVNDEGEFIECEEKGE from the coding sequence ATGGAAAATTCAAAGGAAACGAAAACTTATCATGATAAAAGACCTCAGTTTCGAAATAAAGGTCCTTCAAAATTAAGACAGCAGTTTGGAAAAGGAATGACAGCATTTCTTGTTGTTGCAGCAAGCATTGTTTTTTATTTTGCATTTTTGCGTTTTAATGGAATTTCTAATATTTTTGAAAAGATATTTCAGATATTAAAACCAATTATATATGGTCTTGTGATTGCATATCTTCTGAATCCGATTGTGAAATTGGTGGAAAGACATCTTACTCCTTTTTTGGAGAAAAAACTAAAGAAAAAAGAGACGGCACATAAAATTGGGCGGGGGAGCGGAATTTTCGCAGCTTTGATTTTTTCGGTGTTTGTGATTGTGGCACTGTGCAACATGCTGATTCCGGAATTATATAAAAGTATCCGAGATTTGATTGTGACACTTCCAGAGCAGATGAATAGCTGGGCACAAGATATGAATGCATTTTTAATCAGTAACTCAACTTTGGATACGATGCTGAAGAATATCATTACAGAGGGAACAGATACGGTGGAAAACTGGCTGAAGACGGATTTACTCCAACAGGCGAACACTTTAATGTCGAATCTGACGGTAGGAGTAATCAATGTTGTGAGTGAGATTATGAATGTGTTGATCGGGTTTATTGTCTCTGTCTATGTACTGTTTAGTAAGGAACTGTTTTCCGGTCAGTGCAAAAAGATTGTATATGCACTGATGAAACCGGATCACGCAAACATGACACTTCATATTACGAAAAAGAGCAATGAGATTTTTGGCGGGTTTATCATTGGAAAAATCATTGATTCTGCGATTATCGGAGTATTGTGTTTTATAGCACTTAGCATTATGAAGATGCCATACACCCTTATTGTCAGCGTGATTGTCGGAGTGACGAACGTAATTCCGTTTTTCGGACCTTATATCGGAGCAATACCGAGTACGATTCTGATTATGATTGCAGAACCGATACAGGGGCTGTATTTTGCTATTTTTATATTGATTTTGCAGCAGATTGACGGGAATATCATTGGACCGAAGATTTTGGGAGACTCTACCGGTCTGTCCGCTTTCTGGGTTGTCTTTTCCATACTGCTTGGAGGAGGACTTTTCGGGTTTGTCGGAATGATCATGGGAGTGCCGACTTTCGCTGTCCTATATTATATTGCGCAAATGTTTATCAACCAAAAGTTGGAGCGCAAAAAACTTCCAACATCATCTGAAAGGTATGGCAGTGAAAGCTATGTGAATGATGAAGGAGAATTTATTGAATGTGAAGAAAAAGGAGAATAA
- a CDS encoding DUF1540 domain-containing protein encodes MPELKCTVQTCTHNKQFYCDLDAIEVQGDSARKSDETCCGSFVKRKGDSYSNVTGEASPTSNVDCKAVECMYNNACRCHAGKISVEGSNACKCGETECASFECSK; translated from the coding sequence ATGCCAGAGTTGAAATGTACAGTACAGACATGTACGCACAATAAGCAATTTTATTGTGACCTTGATGCTATCGAGGTTCAGGGGGATTCTGCAAGAAAGTCAGATGAGACATGTTGTGGAAGCTTCGTGAAGCGAAAAGGAGATTCTTACAGCAATGTAACAGGAGAGGCGTCTCCGACAAGCAATGTCGACTGCAAAGCAGTTGAATGCATGTATAACAATGCGTGCAGATGCCATGCGGGTAAGATCAGCGTGGAGGGCAGCAACGCATGCAAATGCGGCGAGACCGAATGTGCAAGTTTTGAATGCAGTAAATAG